In Persephonella sp. IF05-L8, the following are encoded in one genomic region:
- the pgsA gene encoding CDP-diacylglycerol--glycerol-3-phosphate 3-phosphatidyltransferase: protein MSVDAHRGKSSNLIKNIRPISIANLLTISRLAITPVLIYTILKDMYFFSGILVIIAVISDWLDGIIARKTQDVTKHGELLDPAVDKIFTLSVLVAFVEKQIISTYIVFLIVLREMMVTWFRSVMVNKGIVVPASYYGKLKTTFQLLAIFFLSINLQQLGIIILWISIILAYYSGFDYLKMFIKEKAWQ from the coding sequence TTGAGTGTTGACGCCCACAGAGGTAAGTCATCAAATCTAATAAAAAATATAAGGCCGATAAGTATAGCTAATCTTCTAACAATCTCAAGGCTGGCTATAACGCCAGTCTTGATTTATACAATTCTTAAAGATATGTATTTCTTCTCTGGAATTCTTGTTATTATCGCAGTTATATCAGACTGGCTGGATGGAATTATCGCAAGAAAAACTCAAGACGTAACAAAACATGGAGAACTCCTTGACCCTGCCGTTGATAAGATATTTACTCTGTCTGTCCTTGTTGCTTTTGTGGAAAAACAAATAATCTCAACTTATATAGTTTTCCTGATTGTTCTCAGGGAAATGATGGTTACATGGTTCAGAAGTGTGATGGTAAATAAAGGAATAGTAGTACCTGCCTCATACTATGGAAAACTTAAAACAACTTTCCAGCTTTTAGCAATATTTTTCCTTAGCATAAACCTGCAACAGTTAGGAATAATAATTTTATGGATTTCCATAATCCTTGCTTACTACTCAGGATTTGATTATCTTAAAATGTTCATTAAAGAAAAAGCATGGCAGTAA
- the plsY gene encoding glycerol-3-phosphate 1-O-acyltransferase PlsY gives MAVSMKIAYLIFTYLIGSIPFGYIVGKLFGKDITKEGSGNIGATNVTRTIGKKAGILVLILDLLKGFIPVFFAKNYFHFEPKFIGLVAVMAVIGHCFSVFMKFKGGKGVATGFGVLIALSAKVALITFILWLGVFLATGYVSLASIIATSFSWVMLGIIEQNLYYTWAALIISLIIVMKHSSNIERLMKGTENRFIYK, from the coding sequence ATGGCAGTAAGCATGAAAATAGCATATCTGATTTTTACATATCTTATTGGCTCAATACCTTTCGGCTATATTGTAGGAAAACTTTTTGGTAAAGATATAACAAAAGAAGGTAGTGGAAATATTGGAGCTACCAATGTTACAAGAACCATAGGAAAAAAGGCAGGAATTCTTGTCCTTATTCTTGACCTGTTAAAAGGGTTTATCCCTGTATTTTTTGCTAAAAATTATTTCCATTTTGAGCCTAAATTTATAGGCCTTGTTGCTGTTATGGCAGTCATAGGTCATTGTTTTTCTGTTTTTATGAAATTTAAAGGTGGAAAAGGTGTTGCAACCGGTTTTGGAGTTTTGATTGCCCTTTCTGCCAAAGTTGCTTTAATAACTTTTATTTTATGGCTGGGTGTATTCTTGGCTACAGGTTATGTATCATTGGCATCTATAATAGCAACTTCTTTCTCATGGGTAATGCTTGGAATTATTGAACAAAATCTATACTATACATGGGCAGCCCTTATTATATCTTTAATTATTGTGATGAAACATTCATCAAATATAGAAAGATTAATGAAAGGAACAGAAAACAGATTTATTTATAAATAA
- a CDS encoding bifunctional (p)ppGpp synthetase/guanosine-3',5'-bis(diphosphate) 3'-pyrophosphohydrolase: MARTVQKHPADELIDKLDYLKEEDIQQIKDTVDFIVEKHKGQFRKSGEPYYIHPIEAAKTLAELKLDKTSIVAALLHDVVEDTDTTLEEIEEKFGKDVALIVDGVTKIGKYKFQSKEEAEAENFRKMIVSMAKDIRVILVKLADRLHNIRTLDALPEHKRVRIAKETLDIYAPLAARLGLWKIKSELEDKSFMYINPEEYKKITTYIAESKDKQERYLREEIVPQIQEELEKHGIKAEIQYRTKHIYSIYEKTIRKGVTLSDIYDIYGIRIIVNSVKECYLTLGLIHSIWSPVPGRFKDYISLPKSNMYQALHTTVIGPGGKFVEIQIKTKQMHKIAEEGIAAHWRYKGGKHISEKDLQSFTWLRNILESIKENRNSTEIISSVKEDLSNEEIFVFTPKGDLIKLPAGATPVDFAYAIHTQVGHKTAGAKVNGRMVPLDTKLKSGDVVEIITAKYHKPSRDWLDFVVTSKAKTNIKQYLSKLERNRLRKFGEKLLDKFLKKLGKKTSELTEEEKNKLLQRFNFKSFDDFIIAVGEGKISPNKIVRILRGDKEKTKSGQQQKTKVDRDVTIEVDGISNILSSIAKCCCPIPGDDIIGVIVKGKGISIHQRNCPNVQNILKEEPERTINAIWDVEKSNHLFPAYLRIITEDKPGILADVSSAIASTKTNISGANIRTRRDGKAIIDMKVSVRNLDHLNKVLKSVSSVKGVDTVSRICKKR; the protein is encoded by the coding sequence ATGGCAAGAACAGTTCAAAAGCATCCTGCAGATGAGCTTATAGATAAGTTAGACTATCTCAAAGAAGAAGATATCCAGCAGATAAAGGATACTGTTGATTTTATTGTTGAAAAGCATAAAGGACAGTTCAGAAAATCAGGAGAACCCTATTATATCCATCCTATAGAAGCAGCAAAAACCCTCGCAGAACTTAAACTTGATAAAACCTCAATAGTTGCAGCTCTTCTACATGATGTTGTTGAAGATACAGATACAACACTTGAAGAAATAGAAGAAAAATTTGGTAAAGATGTTGCCCTGATAGTTGATGGTGTTACAAAAATCGGAAAATACAAGTTCCAGAGTAAAGAAGAAGCAGAAGCAGAAAATTTCAGAAAGATGATTGTTTCTATGGCTAAAGATATCAGGGTAATTCTGGTAAAACTGGCAGACAGACTGCATAATATAAGAACTCTTGATGCACTTCCTGAACACAAAAGAGTTAGAATAGCAAAGGAAACCCTTGATATATACGCTCCCCTTGCTGCAAGACTTGGATTATGGAAGATTAAAAGTGAACTTGAAGATAAATCATTTATGTATATAAATCCGGAAGAGTATAAAAAAATCACCACGTATATAGCAGAATCAAAGGATAAGCAGGAAAGATATCTAAGAGAGGAAATAGTCCCTCAAATTCAGGAAGAGCTTGAGAAACATGGGATAAAAGCTGAAATCCAGTATAGAACAAAGCATATATACAGCATATACGAAAAAACCATCAGAAAAGGAGTTACTCTAAGTGATATATACGATATATACGGGATAAGGATAATAGTAAATTCTGTGAAAGAGTGTTATCTAACACTGGGCTTAATCCATTCTATATGGTCGCCAGTTCCAGGAAGATTTAAGGATTATATATCCTTACCAAAATCAAATATGTATCAGGCATTACATACAACAGTAATTGGTCCCGGTGGTAAATTTGTTGAGATACAAATCAAAACAAAGCAGATGCACAAAATAGCAGAAGAAGGTATCGCAGCCCACTGGAGATATAAAGGTGGAAAACATATATCAGAGAAAGACCTCCAATCATTTACATGGTTGAGGAATATACTTGAATCAATAAAAGAAAATAGAAATTCAACGGAGATTATCTCTTCCGTAAAAGAAGACCTCTCAAATGAGGAAATTTTTGTATTTACTCCAAAAGGAGACCTGATTAAACTACCAGCAGGGGCAACCCCTGTTGATTTTGCCTATGCTATTCATACACAGGTTGGACACAAAACTGCTGGAGCCAAAGTAAACGGCCGAATGGTGCCGTTAGATACAAAACTAAAAAGTGGTGATGTGGTTGAAATAATAACAGCAAAATACCATAAACCAAGTAGAGACTGGCTGGATTTTGTTGTTACATCAAAAGCAAAAACCAATATAAAACAATATCTTTCAAAACTTGAAAGAAACAGATTAAGAAAGTTTGGGGAAAAGCTTTTAGATAAATTTTTGAAAAAATTAGGTAAGAAAACCTCAGAACTGACAGAAGAAGAAAAAAATAAACTGCTCCAGAGGTTTAATTTCAAATCTTTTGATGATTTTATAATTGCTGTCGGTGAGGGCAAGATTTCCCCTAACAAAATTGTAAGAATTCTTAGGGGAGACAAAGAAAAAACAAAATCAGGCCAGCAACAAAAAACAAAAGTTGATAGAGATGTAACCATTGAGGTTGATGGAATATCAAATATTCTTTCTTCTATAGCAAAATGCTGCTGTCCAATTCCAGGTGATGATATTATCGGAGTAATAGTTAAAGGTAAAGGTATTTCCATACATCAGAGAAACTGCCCTAATGTTCAAAATATTTTAAAAGAGGAACCAGAAAGAACCATAAATGCCATCTGGGATGTAGAAAAAAGTAATCATCTATTCCCTGCATATCTGAGAATTATAACTGAAGACAAACCAGGAATACTTGCTGATGTTTCCAGCGCAATAGCATCAACAAAAACAAACATATCTGGTGCAAATATAAGGACACGCAGAGATGGGAAGGCTATTATTGATATGAAAGTTTCTGTTAGGAATTTAGACCATCTAAATAAGGTTTTAAAATCCGTTTCTTCAGTAAAAGGAGTAGATACTGTATCAAGAATATGCAAAAAAAGATAA
- a CDS encoding YfdX family protein has protein sequence MKKILLILLVFVNITFAKPDKTIVNEGLTESQVYNIKLYTLRALNLSLDAYTALNQQIINRSKIRDYLNGTLFFLNEASQYSPGYFIRRQIESLIKRITLYPNEDYTTDIRVLMVNIEEISGILDNYQQINEKLQDIYEKIKNGKNNKAKDKLQEVQNMISIANIDQPLDEAKNLIVTAQEHLRAGQYHKSRQAIELALTPLIAISTRENLYIALTRTYLVKAKYSYTVDYSLSKSYIQSAVYSINKAYWVSSEESREQINQIRKKLNELYKKYDNYSVTEEDFEDIINLIKSL, from the coding sequence ATGAAAAAAATTTTATTAATTTTATTAGTTTTTGTTAATATTACCTTTGCCAAGCCAGATAAAACTATAGTTAATGAGGGTCTCACAGAAAGTCAGGTTTACAATATAAAGCTTTATACACTTAGAGCTTTAAATCTTTCATTAGATGCATATACAGCTCTTAATCAACAGATAATAAATCGTTCTAAGATTAGAGATTATCTTAATGGAACTTTATTTTTTCTCAACGAAGCGTCCCAGTACTCGCCAGGTTATTTTATTAGAAGACAGATAGAAAGCCTAATAAAAAGGATAACTCTTTATCCAAATGAGGACTACACTACCGATATTAGAGTTTTGATGGTAAATATAGAGGAAATAAGTGGAATTCTTGATAATTACCAACAGATAAATGAAAAATTACAGGATATTTATGAAAAAATTAAAAATGGTAAAAACAATAAAGCAAAAGACAAACTACAGGAAGTTCAAAATATGATATCCATAGCAAATATTGACCAACCTTTAGATGAAGCTAAAAATCTTATAGTTACTGCACAGGAACATCTAAGAGCAGGTCAATATCATAAATCAAGACAGGCTATTGAGCTTGCTTTGACACCACTTATAGCAATTTCTACCAGAGAAAATTTATATATAGCACTGACAAGAACATATCTTGTAAAAGCCAAATATTCCTATACAGTTGATTACTCCCTCTCTAAAAGTTATATACAATCTGCAGTTTATTCAATAAATAAAGCCTACTGGGTTTCATCCGAAGAAAGTAGAGAGCAGATAAACCAGATTAGAAAAAAACTTAACGAGTTATATAAAAAATATGATAATTATTCTGTAACAGAAGAAGACTTTGAAGATATTATTAATTTAATCAAATCTCTTTAA
- a CDS encoding DUF4911 domain-containing protein has translation MLPEDILEKLENPPRKSINLVVRVNPEKLNFISMVVDGHGRIALPRTRSGKKGILDFLTSPDYVDELYQILDDIKKNYDPTLEIIGDLGDNWLEAVI, from the coding sequence ATGTTACCTGAAGACATTTTAGAAAAGCTTGAAAATCCTCCTCGCAAAAGCATAAATCTGGTTGTTAGAGTAAATCCTGAAAAACTCAATTTTATATCCATGGTCGTTGACGGACATGGAAGAATAGCTCTACCTAGAACAAGAAGTGGCAAAAAGGGTATCCTTGATTTTCTAACCTCTCCAGACTATGTAGATGAACTCTATCAAATACTTGATGATATTAAAAAAAATTATGACCCTACACTTGAGATTATAGGAGACCTCGGAGATAACTGGCTGGAAGCTGTTATCTAA
- the ftsZ gene encoding cell division protein FtsZ codes for MENFNYDSKNPSKIKVFGVGGGGSNAVARMYQEGLQDVELYIVNTDKQHLDSLDVPNKIHIGENITKGLGAGSKPERGEEAAKENLDKIKEAIDGADMIFIAAGLGGGTGTGASPVIAQAAKEMGILTVAVVTRPFDFEGPRRAQIAEEGLQKLKDVVDTYIVIHNQKLTTIAGKRFTFQEAFKLVDSILYKAVRGITDLILVPGLINVDFADVQTIMENGGKALIGVGSGRGENKIEEAVMSATTSPLLEGVSIDGARRLLVNVEVSMDISYADVEDAIAQIKEQAHDSAHIIFGASLNQNLEDEMRITVVATDFESERPSEVSKPKTKRIIERKLRKPQPSQIEKEEIIEETLPGNLINEVEYEDLDIPAYIRKRKGGGIN; via the coding sequence ATGGAAAATTTTAATTACGACTCAAAAAACCCATCAAAAATTAAGGTATTTGGTGTAGGTGGTGGTGGCAGTAATGCTGTTGCCAGAATGTATCAAGAAGGTTTGCAGGATGTTGAGTTATATATAGTAAATACTGATAAACAGCATCTTGATTCCCTTGATGTTCCCAACAAAATTCATATAGGTGAGAACATAACAAAAGGACTTGGTGCAGGCTCAAAACCTGAAAGAGGAGAAGAGGCTGCCAAAGAAAATCTGGATAAGATAAAGGAAGCCATAGACGGTGCTGATATGATTTTTATTGCAGCTGGTCTTGGAGGTGGAACAGGAACAGGAGCTTCGCCAGTTATTGCTCAGGCTGCAAAAGAAATGGGAATTTTAACTGTGGCTGTGGTAACAAGACCATTTGATTTTGAAGGTCCCAGAAGAGCCCAGATTGCAGAGGAAGGCCTTCAAAAACTAAAGGATGTGGTTGATACCTATATTGTTATTCATAACCAAAAGCTGACAACAATAGCCGGAAAAAGATTTACATTCCAGGAAGCTTTTAAACTGGTTGATAGTATCTTATATAAAGCAGTTAGAGGTATTACAGACCTTATTCTTGTTCCTGGGCTTATTAATGTTGACTTTGCTGATGTTCAGACAATTATGGAAAATGGTGGAAAAGCTCTAATTGGTGTAGGCTCAGGAAGAGGAGAAAACAAGATAGAAGAAGCTGTTATGTCTGCAACCACATCACCACTTCTTGAGGGTGTCTCTATTGATGGAGCAAGAAGACTGCTTGTTAATGTTGAGGTAAGTATGGACATCTCCTACGCAGATGTTGAGGACGCAATAGCACAGATTAAAGAGCAGGCTCATGATAGTGCACATATTATCTTTGGTGCATCCCTTAATCAGAACCTTGAAGATGAGATGAGAATAACCGTAGTTGCGACAGATTTTGAAAGTGAAAGACCTTCCGAAGTATCAAAACCAAAAACAAAAAGAATAATAGAAAGAAAGCTTAGGAAACCACAACCATCTCAAATAGAAAAAGAAGAAATTATTGAAGAAACTCTTCCAGGGAACCTGATAAATGAGGTAGAATATGAAGACTTAGATATTCCTGCTTACATCAGGAAAAGGAAAGGTGGTGGTATTAATTGA